TAAGGCCCGCGTGCCTGCGGGCGTCCTCCGCCTCCAGGCACTGCAGCACCGCGTTCACCACGGTGTAGCGGCGGCTCATGCGCACATAGGGGTCGGCCGTGGCCGTCACGTATTTTTCAAACAGCTCCGGCAGCATTTCGCCCGCGCCCGCATACTCCTGCAAACGCAGGGCCTTCTGCCAGCGCTCCAGAATAATCGCGCCCTCCAGCCCCTGCCCGCCGGCCCGTTCCTCCGCTGCGCCGCCGGGCCGCCCCCGCAGCCGGATCACCGTCTGCTCATAGATCGAGGCAAGCTGAGCGCTGGTCAAAAACTCCTCGCTCTGCCGCCAGGGCGGCTCGGCCCCGCACTCGGCCCGGAAGATCTCCCACAGCCTGCCGGCCCGGCTCCGGCCCGCGGTCTCGTAGTTCAGCAGGAACACCGCGTTCCCCCCCAGCAGCGTGGGGATCACCTCCACGCTGCTGCATTCCCGCTCCATCACCTGCCCCGCGCGGAACAGCCAGTGCAGAAGGCGGCTCTCCTCCTTTTCAAAGCCCACGTCCACCACCAAAAAGGTAAAATACACATAGTCCAGCGTGATACCGCTGGCCTTGAACAGGCTTTCAATGATGGCCGGGTCGGTCAGCCTCCGGCCCAGGATGTCGGCCAAAACGCTTTTTTTCAGCGACCAGAGCATCTTTTCATTCAGCCGGGCCGCGTTTTCATTTTCCCGGATCAGCTCGTTTACCCGCTGCTCAAACTCGTAGTAATCCATCTGCGCGCCGCCGGGGCCCTGCCCCAACTGGCGCACCGCCTTTTCAATGGGGGCATGGTGCCTCCAGCTCAAAAAGATCGAGAACGCGGCCCCCAGCACCGTGCAAAGCACCACCCCGGCCAAAAGCAGCCGCTGCACCTGGGTGATCGGCCCCAAAAGGGCGGTCAGGTCGCTGGCCACCACATAATACAGCGAGCCGTAGCCCGAGGGTGCGCGCCATCCCATGCAGGTCCCGCTTTGGAATTGCCGGGCACTCTCCCCCGCCGTTTCCAAAAGGGGCAGCAGTTCTTCTGCAAAATGCTGCCCCTCCCCCTGGCCCACCTGATACAGCTGGTTGTCCGCACTGAACGCCGCCACCGTGGTCCCCTTGTCCCGCGGGCGCGCCATCTCCAAAAGGCGGGCGAACTCCTGGCCATCCACCCGGATCAGCAGCACCGAAGCATACCCGGTGTCAGCCCCCAGCGGCATCTGCTGGCGCAGATATAACTTCGGCGCGCCGGCGCCGTCCTCCTGAAAAAAGAACCCGGTCTGCGCAGCCTCCAGCACCTCGCCCCGCCAGCGTTCATACCCCGCGCCGGATAACTCGTTGCTCAAAAGATAGTAGCTCTTTGAAACATAGCTGCCCTTGGTGCCCACCACATAATCCTGCCGCGGGTAATACAGGTACACGTCCTCCACAAAGGCATTCGCCATTTTAATGTTGTACAGCAGCCCGGAAAAGCTGTAGGTGGCAGGGCTCACAAAATCCGCCTTGCCCGCGGCGGTCTGCAGCGCCATATTCTGGTTGTTGAGCATCAGCTCCACCGCCGTTTGCTCCAGGGTGAGCAGGTAGCGGTCCAGGCTGCGCTGCACCGAGGCGATGGTCTGCCCATACTCCTCGATCTTGTCCCGCTTCATCATCTCCACTGCCTTTAAGCTCACCAGGAACAGCGCAACAAAAATCACAAAAAAGCCCGCCGTGAGCGAGAGCACCCAATGCCTGCCCAGCCTGGACAATCGAAACATGCGCATCCCGTCCCCCCTCCTCTCGCCGGCGGCAGCTCCCGCCGCCAAAGCGGGCCGCAGGCTTCCGCGTTTTCTCTATTATATAATTCCGCCGGCCATTTGAAAACAGCAAATTTCCGCCGCTGGTTCGAATTCCACTAAATGGCAATCAAGGGCAAAAAAGCAGCCGGACTGTATTTCCCTCTTCTCATACTTTTTCTCCTTCCAGTGGGGAGAAAAACACTTCTGCCATGATTCGTGCTCCTATACAAAAACCATCAACAAAGTTCTGCTCTAATTCAAGTGGCAGCAGGTCAAGATGAGAATCTATCAGTTTTTTGAATTCGTCCTGAAACTCGTCTGGAAGTTTTTCCAGAAAAGCAGAATAAGATCTGAAAGCTTCATCCAGATTCTTTTTATAGTGCTCTACGGTAGGTCTGAATTGTAAATAAGGATACAGTTCCCCTTGATAGATTTGTTCCAAAACTTTTTTCATTTTATAACCCCCTACGATTGTTTCTATCTAGTGACAAGTTTAGCATGAATTTTCATTATAATCAATACAAAAGTTGCTAGTTAGTCACATTTTGGAGGAATCATTTTATGCAATGGATTTTACAGGATATTCCGTTGGGCCGGAATATACAGACCCAACGAATCGCGAAGGGGATGACCCAAACGGAAGTGGTGGAACAGCTGCAACTGATGGGCAGCAGTATGTCGCGAAGCACCTTGGCCAATATAGAGGTGGGCCGAAGGAACATTAAAGCCAGCGATTTAAAAGCCTTAAAAATCTTGTTCGGCGCAGAGTATGATGAATTTTTTCTGGATTAAGAAGCAATCTGTTTTCTTTGGTCCCGAAGCTGTCACAAAAACAGCCGCCCGGCTTCCCATAAGGGGCCGGGCGGCTGTTTTTGTTTTGTTCTCTGCTTTACCGCTCGCGGCTGGCGATCTCTTTTTGAATGCTCTCCAGGAACGCGGCCACCGTCATCACGCCGCCCTTTTCCTCCTTGCGGGCGCGCACCGAAACCGTGCCCTCTTCCACTTCCTTGTCGCCCACCACCAGCATATAGGGGATCTTTTTCATCTGGGCCTCGCGGATTTTGTAGCCCATCTTTTCGCTGCGCAGGTCGCTCTCCACCCGAATGCCCGCATCGTCCAGCTGCTTTTGCAGCGCTTTTGCGTAATCGTGGGCCCGCTCGGTAATGGGGATCACCATCACCTGCACCGGGGCCAGCCAGGTGGGAAACGCGCCGGCAAAGTGCTCGATCAAAATGCCGATAAACCGCTCAATGCTGCCGAACACCACCCGGTGGATCATCACCGGCCGGTGTTTTTGGCCGTCCTCGCCGGTGTATTCCAGTTCAAAGCGCTCGGGCATCTGCATGTCCAGCTGAATGGTACCGCACTGCCAGGTACGGCCGATGGCGTCCACCAGGTGGAAGTCCAGTTTGGGGCCGTAAAAGGCGCCGTCGCCCTCGTTGATGGTGTAGCTGCGGCCCAGCTCCTCAATGGCGGCGCGCAGCGCGTCGGTGGCGCGCTCCCAGTCGGCCAGCTCGCCGATATGGTCCTCCGGCATGGTGGAAAGCTCAATGTGATACTCAAACCCGAACAGGCTGTACACCTGGTCGATCAGCTGCACCACGCCCTTGATCTCGTCCTTGATCTGCTCCTGGGTCATAAAGATGTGCGCGTCGTCCTGGGTAAAGCAGCGCACCCGCATCAGGCCGTGCAGCGCGCCCGACAATTCGTGCCGGTGCACCAGGCCCAGCTCGCCCATGCGCAAAGGCAGATCCCGGTAGGAATGGGGCTGGGTTTTGTACACCAGCATGCCGCCCGGGCAGTTCATGGGCTTCACCGCAAAATCCGTTTCGTCGATCACGGTGGTGTACATGTTGTTTTTATAGTGGTCCCAATGGCCGCTGCGCAGCCACAGATCCTGGTTCAGCATAACGGGGGTGCTGATCTCCTGGTAGCCGGCCTTGTGGTGGATTTCGCGCCAGTAGTCGATCAGCGTGTTCTTCAGGATCATGCCCTTGGGCAGAAAGAACGGAAAGCCCGGCCCCTCGTCCAGCATGGCGAACAGCTCCAGCTCCTTGCCCAGGCGCCGGTGATCCCGCTTTTGGGCCTCCTCCAGCAGGGCCAGGTATTCGTCCAGCAGGCTCGCCTTGGGGAACGCGATGCCGTACAGCCGGTCCAGGCTGTCCCGGGCCGCGTCCGCACGCCAGTAGGCCGCGGCCACCTTCAACAGCTTCACCGCCTTCAGCGCGCCGGTGCTCATCAGGTGGGGGCCGGCGCACAGGTCGGTAAAATCCCCCTGCTGGTACACGCTCAAGTCCCAGCCCTTCGCGGCATACTCCTCCAGCAACTCCAGCTTGTAATCCTGCCCGGCGAACAGGCGCCGCCCTTCCTCTGCCGTGATCCTGCGCTTTTCCACCGGCAGGTCGGCCTTCACGATCTTTTTCATCTCGGCCTCAATGGCCTCAAAGTCGGCGGTGGACAGCGGCCGCCCGGCCTTGATGTCGTAATACCAGCCGTTTTCCAGCGCGGGGCCGATGCCGAATTTCGCCTCCGGGAACAAATGCTGCACCGCCTGCGCCATCACGTGGGCCGCGGTGTGCCAGAAGGCGTGCTTGCCCTCCGGGTCGTCAAAGGTCAAAATCTCCAGCGCACAATCCTTTTCCAGGGGGGTGCGCAGATCGCAGGCCTCGCCGTCGATGCGGGCCGCGCAGGCGCTCTTATACAGCC
This window of the Oscillospiraceae bacterium genome carries:
- the thrS gene encoding threonine--tRNA ligase, which codes for MIKVDLKGNSKEFEAGVTAAEVAKSIGMGLYKSACAARIDGEACDLRTPLEKDCALEILTFDDPEGKHAFWHTAAHVMAQAVQHLFPEAKFGIGPALENGWYYDIKAGRPLSTADFEAIEAEMKKIVKADLPVEKRRITAEEGRRLFAGQDYKLELLEEYAAKGWDLSVYQQGDFTDLCAGPHLMSTGALKAVKLLKVAAAYWRADAARDSLDRLYGIAFPKASLLDEYLALLEEAQKRDHRRLGKELELFAMLDEGPGFPFFLPKGMILKNTLIDYWREIHHKAGYQEISTPVMLNQDLWLRSGHWDHYKNNMYTTVIDETDFAVKPMNCPGGMLVYKTQPHSYRDLPLRMGELGLVHRHELSGALHGLMRVRCFTQDDAHIFMTQEQIKDEIKGVVQLIDQVYSLFGFEYHIELSTMPEDHIGELADWERATDALRAAIEELGRSYTINEGDGAFYGPKLDFHLVDAIGRTWQCGTIQLDMQMPERFELEYTGEDGQKHRPVMIHRVVFGSIERFIGILIEHFAGAFPTWLAPVQVMVIPITERAHDYAKALQKQLDDAGIRVESDLRSEKMGYKIREAQMKKIPYMLVVGDKEVEEGTVSVRARKEEKGGVMTVAAFLESIQKEIASRER